TTATGAAGTTTCCTGTTGATCCTACCTGCTCTGAACAGACTAATGTGTATAAATATGATGAAAGAGGGAGATTAGTTGAAGAATTATGGGAGAGTAGAAATAACTTTCCTTTAAAATAGAATGAAAGGAATTACAGTTATGAATATATATCAGATGAGGAAATAGATTTAATTGAAAAAGATGTAGGTATAGTTGAACAAATTTTTGACAAAACTTGGTTAGAGTGAATTGCCGGTGTAACTCAGTGGTAGAGTAGCTGTTTTGTAAACAGCAGGTCGTCAGTTCAATTCTGACTACCGGCTTAGACAATAAGGAGGTGAAAGATGGGATGCAAAGTGACTAAGAATTTGGGATTACCAAGTATTGGATGCGTCAGGTCTAAAGAAGAACAATGCAAAGATGGATATAGAAAAGATGCATGTTCATTCCCTTGATATTACAAATCCTTGCAACCAGAAGAAAATGATGATAATTGGATAAAAGATTGGAAAAAGGAGTTACTTGACAAACTCCAAAATTTTTACAAGAATGGTAAAATTAAGGGGCGGTGCAACCCACACGTACCTGAGATTGAAAAACAGATTGGGGAAATTTTAGAAAAAGCAGGTAAAAAGAAAGAAGGATTTCCTGAATTAGAAAAGGAAGGGAAAAAGAGTATCCCAATCTTTCTACACGAACAGGAGAAAATATAATGTTGGAGTAGATTGCTTGGCTCGGACAAAAGATAATAAATTCTTGGTTATGGTTGAATTTAAAGCGTATTTTACAGATACAAACTCCATCCGTAGTGCAGTACTCCATAGAATGTTTCTTAAGGAATTGGGTGAAAAGGAAAAGATGTGTCCTTATAAAAAGATTCTATATTTACTATGTAAGTATCGATTGGAGAGATTTTTTGAACGATTTATAGAAAGAGGAAGAGAAGAAAAAAGGCAAAAAGAAAGTGAGTCTTCCATTGATGAAATGGGCAGTTGATAAAAAGTATATAGATGGCTTCTATGGACTCAAACAAATACAAAAACTGCTAAACGACATTGGGAGAAAGTACAAAAATGAGAAATAAGAATGGAAAAGAAGTGATTGAAGAAACTAAAGGGCTTTGGGATGTTTTTCATATACCGAGAGAAGAAATAAATAAGCGTACTGATGAAGCGATGAAAAATCCACCATTCAAAAAAGAAATTGAGCAATTGCTAAAGGAAGTACCATTATCAAAAGTAAATAGGGCAAAAACTTTATGGGATAAATGGTACAAAGAGTATATAAAAAATGAAGAATTGGAGCAAATTTATCGTGCATTTTGCTCAAGTCTTAAGACAAGACACTCTTACTGGAGATTTAAGTCAGCTTCTCTCTTGTTCTTGTATATTTACGGGTATGTATCGGATGAAGAATTAGACTTAATTGAAAAGGATATAGATAACAGCGGGCAAATTTTTGATAAACATAGAGAAGACCTACAAGCAGTTAAAGAAATAAATGATACTTTTAAAGATGCAACCTTTTGGAGCCATATTCCTATGAATATATCTTGTTTAGCAATTGGTGCAAGTATTGCATTTACAAGGGCAGTGAAAGTGATTTTGGATGTGATAGAGAGATTACACAAAAATAAGGACTATAGAGAAGGTCATTATTATGGTGGAGTAATTGATCGGGATGAAGCTATATTACTCCAGGGCTACCCATATGATTGGCTCAAAAAAGGAGGGAAAGAGGCTTTGTGAAAACAGAAAGAAAAAGAAAGCAAATAAAGAGTTAAAATGAGGGACGAGGGGCGCTACGAATGTTTATCTGGCTGTTCCTCTCGTTCCCTCTGATAAAGTAAACGCAATCTATCAGTGTAGTTGATTATCACTCTAAATCCAATTATATCAGGTAACTCTCTGCCAGCCCAAAATGGCTTTTAACTTGACAAAGTCGGTGGTTTGACATATTTTATCTTACAAACACTATGGCATATTCTATACTAACAATCTTATTAATAGGGATTCTGGAAGAAAGTTGGCAGCCTGCATTATTTGATGCTTTAAGTTACATTAAAATGACTCCTCAAGATGTCTATATTACTTCACAACCTTCAGATACATTTTGCCTTCCATTGGTTCTTGACCTCCTAAAAAGACCTATCCAGTCTCCCAAAGTTGTTGATTCCATCGCTTTAACACTTAAAGATGCTGAACTCAGCGAGCTTGTAGATATAGCAGGTATATGTATAAATTCTACTTTATCTGATAGTAGTCGAGTTCACTTGGACTCGTTAGCGGCAAAACGAGCTCTACAACTACATAAGGAGCCACTACAATTTTTGCTTTCCCAAATTACTCTTGCAAATAATTTATTAAAGAGAACGACAGCACAACTTGATTCTTCTGAATTAAACTTCTTAAAAGAGAATTTACCTAAGATTATACTTGAAGACACTACATTTAAGGACAAAAATCCGTATGAAAAAAAGATTGCAGAGGAAGAAAGTAAAGAAATAGTTAAGAAATGCCTTAATCTTTTGAAAAAAGTGAATAGAGATGAAATTATGCTATCCGCTTATGTAATTGGAAATGCTATTACACAAACCCTTCCTGGTAGGGACACGCCGTGGCGTGTCCCTACAATTAAATATGAAGGAAAGGTTGTAACTCCTGTTGCTACAGGTGATGTTGTCTTTGCTAAGCGTATGGAATATGGATGGATTGTGATTGGTGGCCCCGGTGAGACTATATATACTGGAGACCCTGCTGTAGTTATTGACCTCGGTGGTGATGATAAATACTATGGTAAAGTAGGAAGTGGGTCCTCCGGAGTTTCAGTGTGTATTGATTTCTCTGGTAATGACTTATATCTCTCATCTATGGATTACAATTTAGGGTCAGGCTTCTTTGGAGTAGGATTCTTATTGGACTTTGAGGGCAATGATATATACTCCTCCGGTAACTTTTCTCATGGCTCCGGATTAGTAGGGGTAGGAATTCTATGGGATACTCAAGGTAATGACAAGTATTTTTCTGATACCCATTCTCAAGGAGCAGGCAGTTTTGGGGTAGGAGTTTTGAAAGATTTGAGCGGTAACGATTCTTATCATGGTGCACTTTATGTACAAGGATTTGGTGGCACTTTCGGGTTTGGTGCTCTCGTGGATTCAGCTGGTAATGATGTTTATTATGCAGGCGGAAAATATAAGGATTGGCTTAGATATGAGGACCACTTTTTGTCACTATCTCAAGGTTTTGGTTATGGGATAAGACCTTATGCATCAGGTGGTATTGGAATATTAGCAGATTTTCATGGAAATGATTCCTATGTATCAGACATTTTTGGTCAGGGTTGCTCTTATTGGTATGCTTTGGGAGGGCTTATAGATTACGAGGGTAATGATGTGTACAGCTCATACCAATATGCACAAGGGGCAGGTGTCCACATTGGAATTGGTGTTCTTATTGATAAATTTGGGGATGACAGTTATTTTGCAAAAGGTGTATCACAGGGGTGTGGTCATGATTATGCGACTGGAATCCTTATAGATGGTGGTGGAAATGACTCCTATTCAGCTTACGATTTATCTCAAGGTGCAGGTAATGCAAATGCTGTCTCAATACTTATAGATATAGATGGCAATGATAATTATCTTATAAGAGATAAAGAAACTACACATGGATTTAGTGATTTAAGGCGAGATTTTGGTGGTATTGGAGTGATACTCGACCTCGGAGGCAAGGATAAGTATTCAGGATATGGTGATAACAATTCAATATGGGTACACTCAACTTATGGGGTCGGTATAGATAAAGAAATAGAAAGTTTAAAATGAAAAAGTCAAAATTATTGTCCAAAATTAAAATATACCTTTGCTTCCTTCTGGTTACTATCTGTTTTCTTACTGCTTCTGCCTATCAACTCTCACCTATGGACAGCCTATTTGTCAGGGCTTCGACTGGTGAAATAAAATATTTACAATGGAATAAGCCTGCAAGGGATAGTTTTGTTAATTTAGGTGAAACTGCTATCCCTTATCTCCTTAAGAAATTAGATACTGATGATGCAAGGGAGCAACATACATTGATTGATATACTCAAAAAAATGAAAGTGTATGCAGTAGCTCCTCTTATTTCAAAAGCAAGTGAAGGTGACAGAGGTAGCAAGCTTGCTGTTTATGTACTTGGTGAGATTGGTGATACCCTTGCTGTGTCACCATTACTGAGTTTACTTGATAAAGGCGACTGGCAGTTAAAAGCTAATTGTTTAGTTGCATTAGGAAAAATTGGCGACATAAGGGCGACTTATAAGATTATTCCATACGTACAGGACACTATACTTTCTATAAGAAGGAGTGCAAGTATTGCTTTATCAAAGTTAGGCGACTCTACATCAACTAAATCATTGGTTAATGCTATCTTTGATTCCTGTTATTCTGTGAGATTTGCTGCTTCATCTGGTTTGATAAAGATTGGACAATCTGCCGTTAATCCACTTATTAAAAGTCTAACTACAGCTCTTCCTCCAATAAACTACCTGATTATCTACACTCTCGGTGAAATAAAAGATAAAAAAGCTATCACTGAGCTTAGGAAGTTACTCAAATCTTCTGATTCAAAAGTTCGTGGTTTTACAGTGGAAGCACTTGGTAAGTTAGGTGATTATAAAACAATTAAAAAGTTGCATCAAGACGAACAAAATGGGTTTGTAAAAGACAAGTTAAAAGAGGCGCTTGAACATTAGAGACTGGCAATTTTATTTATAATTTTAGTAGTTGAATATCCAGGTACTTTTGGTATTATGACAACTTTACCACCTTCTTTTTGCACGATCTCTCTACCAACTATTTCGTTTATTTTATAATCCCCTCCTTTTACAAGGATATCCGGCTTTATAGTCTCTATTAACTTTTGTGGTGTAGACTCGTCAAACAAGACTATATAGTCAACAAATGAAATAGCACAAAGAACTGCTGCTCTATCTTTTTCGTTAAAAATTGGTCGTCCTTTACTTTTAAATTTTTTTATAGAATTGTCAGTATTTAATCCAACTATTAGTATATCACCAAGCTCTTTTGCTCTATGTAGACACTCAATGTGGCCACGATGAATTATATCAAAACATCCATTAGTAAACACAACAACCTTACCTTCCACTTTTGCCTTTTTACGAATCTTCACTATTTCCTTTATTTTAACAACAGCACAGTCATCCTTCGCCAAGTTATGCTTAATTTCGTGTTTCCTCATCTTGTCTCCTTGCAAAAAATCGAACCTAATTTTTATTTATATTCTGTTATTTAGAATTTCTTTTATTTTAGATGCTTTCTTTTTACCAATTAATGGAACTTTGGCAAGTTCCTCTTGAGATGCAAGTAAAATTTCTGAAAGACTTTTATATCTTGTGAGTAGTTCGTGAGTTAACTTTGGGCCAATACCAGGAAAGGCTTCAAGTATTCTTTCAAGTTCTTTCTTTAGAGTTAGAGCTTTGGGTTTTGGATAAATTGAGATTTCTGGTCTTATAAGTTGTTCTTGTTTAGCAATTGTGAACAGGAATTTAGCTGTATCAGTAGTATTCATAGTGAAAAGGATTGGCATCCTGTGATTCACTGCTATCATTGAGAGCGCTCCCCTTATTCCTGCTGGATAAACTCCTTTTACTTTGTATAGATTGTAGCCTTCAATAAGTAGTAATGGACGCTCAAATGCATCTTTCAGGTCTACAATTTACCTAAATAGCCTCTTAGTCTTAATTGAGCTAACAAAGTCAAATGCGGTCTTTCGTTCCACACATACTCTATCAGAAAGCAGGTAGTCACCTATTTGCATAGATTGCTGAATAACATTTATTCCTTTAGCTATTAAGATATCTATAATCCCTGATGTCTTTTTCCCTAACATCAGCATAAATTGTAATAACTTTGGATTTCATGATATATCAAGAAAAAAGTAAATCTATTTAGAAAATCCCATACCGACTGCTTGGGATAATTCGTCGTAGGTAACGGGAACAGCACCAAATTTATTCACTTCAATTCCTGCAGTAAAATTTGCTATGTAGGCTGCTTCTAAGAATGACGCTCCCGCCGCCAGTGCCATTGTGGCGCCTGCAATTGCTGCATCACCTGCTGCAGTTTCATCGTAAACTTCGCGTGCTTTAGTTGAAATCATATGTTTACCTTTAGAGTCAAAAAGTGCCATCCCATCTTTACCTAAAGTGATAAGAACAGATTTACATTTTAGTCTTTCTTTCAGCTTTTGTCCTATTTCTTTGATATTTTTTGAACTGAGTTTTACTCCTAATGCAAATTCAATCTCTCTTCTATTTGGTTTAAATAAAGTGACACCCTCGTATTCAAAGAAATGCTCAAATTTTGGGTCAGCAGTTATAATTTTGTCAGGAACTGCACAAATTATCTTTTTAATAATTCTACTATCAAGTGTTCCTTTGTCATAATCCTCAAAAAGTACAGCATCAAATTCAGCTTTTACTGAGTTTACGAACCCAATAATATTATTCACTACCTTTTTTGATATAGGATGCTTCTTTTCTCTATCTATTCTTGCTATCTGTTGATGTAATGTTTCAACTACTAATCGTGTCTTAACTGTTGTTGGCCTTGTAGAATCAACGAATATACCAGAAATATCCATTTTCTTTTCCCTTAGTATTTCTTTTAACCTCTTCCCTGCGTTGTCATCTCCAACAACTCCCACAAGCAAAGGACTACCTTTTAAACAATAGATATTGCAAGCTACGTTAGCAGCTCCACCTGGGTTTTGTGATTCCTTTGTAACCTCTATGATAGGGACAGGTGCTTCCGGGGAGATACGGTCTACATTCCCCCAGATATACTCATCTAACATTATGTCACCAATTACTAAGATTTTTTTACCCTTAAATTTTTGAATTACGCCATTAAATTCCATTTTTTTTATGATAAAATAACCCACATTTCCAAAATTGTCAAGTTTTTGCTTGACAATGAGTGATTGGTAAATATAATTTAATTTATTGATTTCTGTTTACATCAATGAAAATGATTAATCAAGTACTACAAACTATAAAAAAATATAAACTACTCGCCCCCTATGACAGAGTTCTTATTGCTGTATCTGGTGGGCCTGACTCAATGTGTTTACTTTGGGTTCTCAAAGATATTAAAGATATTTATTCTTTGGAACTTAGTATTGCTCATCTTAATCACTGTCTAAGGAAAGAGGCAGCTCAAGAGGCAACTTTTGTTAAAAGGATAGCTCAAAAGATTGGGATTCCTTGCTATATTGAAGAAAGAGATGTTAGACATTATGCAAAAGCTTACAAACTCTCATTAGAAGAGATGGCAAGGTATGTGAGATATGCATTCTTAGAGGAAGTTGCCCTAAAATCTGGTATGAATAAGATTGCTGTCGGTCATACAGCAAACGATGAAATTGAAACTCTTATACTTAGAATTGTTAAGGGAACTGGTCTTAAAGGGCTATCGTTAATTCCACCCAAACGTGGCAAGATTATAAGACCGTTAATAGAGACGGATAGGAGTGACGTACTGAGATTTCTTGATAGCCAAAAAATACCGTATCAAGTAGATAAATCAAATTACGATATCTCATACCCACGTAACTTTGTGAGACATAAGATTATACCTTTACTTTCTGAATTTGCGTCTGACTTATCAAAAAAGGTTATCCGATTAAGAGATATTTTAGAAGCTGATGAAGAGCTTCTTGAGCGCATCGCAAAAGAGAAGCTACAAGCTATAACATTGGAAAGTAAAAAAATGGGACGGGTTCTTGACTTGGTAAAATTCTCAACAACTGAATTACCAATAAAAAGGAGAATTTTAAGAGAAGTCATAGAAGAGTTGAGTCCAATTCATAAGGGCCCTCCTTCTTTTGAACAAATAGAGAATACCCTTAATTACATAGATAAGGGTAACTCTATGAGTTCGTTTAATTTACGAGGAGTAAAGATTGAAAAGAGCTACGGGAAGCTTCTTATAACACGGATGGATGCAGATGCAAAATCACTCCCGATTAAGTCGGAACACTCCATAAAAGAAACTGAATTCCTGGTTCCCGGTGAAATTGAAATAAACGGGCTAAAAATTAAATCCCGTATTTGCACTATGCGGAAAAAGTTTAATTTTGACAACCCAAACAAAGTTTATTTTGACCTTGCTAATCTAAAGCTACCACTTTTTATCAGGGGTAGAAAAAATGGTGATATATTTTATGGTCTTAATTATGCGAAAAAGTTAAAAGATGTTTTTATTGATGACAAGATACCAAGAGAAGATAGGTCAAGGATTCCATTACTTTTAGACCGTGAAGGCATTTTATGGATTATTGGCAAAAGGAGAACACGTAGAGCACTGATAGGAGAGCATACTACTCAGGTGCTTGAAGTATGGGCAGAAGAGATTTAAGAATGCGTAATCAAAAAAACAAACCAATTAAACCCAGTCCCTCTCCGAAGGGGCCGGGTAAACCTACAAAAGTATCTTTTATTGTAGGCATAATTTTTTGGGTTCTACTTTTTTTCTTCTTTTTCTCTATTATTTCACTTCAAAAAGGTAAAATAGGTGAATCTATGGAAATTCCCTATTCTACATTTTATACTGAGGTAGATGCAGGAAATGTAAAGAGTATAGTGATTGCAGGTAAAGATATAAGAGGAGAATTTAAAGAGGCTATTAAGTTAAAAGATAGCAGTTACAAGAAATTTAAAACTGCCATACCATTTGAGGACCCAAATTTTGTAAATGAACTTGTAAAAAAGGGAGTCATAATAGAGTCAAAATCTTCCTTTAATATATGGAGTAAGTTTTGGCCTTATCTTCCATTTGTCTTCCTAATTATAATTTGGCTTCTTATTCTTCGTCAAGCTGGTCAGGCTCCTCGTCAAGCACTCTCGTTTGGCCAGAGTAGGGCAAAACGCTTTTCTGGTGAGAAGCACAAGACTACATTTGATGATGTTGCAGGTGTAGATGAAGCAAAGGCTGAACTTAAAGAGATAGTTGAGTTTCTCAAGTCGCCACAAAAATTTGAGCGTCTTGGTGCAAAAATTCCAAAAGGTGTAATACTACTCGGCGCTCCTGGAACAGGCAAGACTTTACTTGCACGTGCTACTGCGGGAGAGGCAGGTGTTCCATTTTTCTCAATGTCTGGGTCAGATTTTGTTGAACTCTTTGTTGGTGTCGGGGCTTCAAGAGTTAGAGATTTATTTGAAAGAGGTAAAAAGAACAAGCCTTGCATCATATTTATTGATGAACTTGATGCAGTGGGCAGACATAGGGGAGCTGGAATTGGAGGTGGGCATGATGAGAGGGAGCAAACTTTAAATGCATTACTTGTTGAGATGGATGGCTTTGAAGCAAATGAGGGTATCATAGTGATGGCAGCTACAAATAGACCGGATGTCCTTGACCCAGCCCTATTGAGACCCGGTAGATTTGACCGCCGTATTGTAGTTGATAGACCAGATTTACGTGGTAGAGAAGAAATCTTTAAAGTCCATACAAGAAATATTCCTCTTTCAAAAGATATAGACCTTAAGGTTATTGCACGTGCGACTCCTGGTTTTTCTGGTGCTGATATAGCAAATACAGTAAATGAAGCTGCACTTCTTGCTGCAAAGAAAGG
The bacterium genome window above contains:
- a CDS encoding HEAT repeat domain-containing protein, producing MKKSKLLSKIKIYLCFLLVTICFLTASAYQLSPMDSLFVRASTGEIKYLQWNKPARDSFVNLGETAIPYLLKKLDTDDAREQHTLIDILKKMKVYAVAPLISKASEGDRGSKLAVYVLGEIGDTLAVSPLLSLLDKGDWQLKANCLVALGKIGDIRATYKIIPYVQDTILSIRRSASIALSKLGDSTSTKSLVNAIFDSCYSVRFAASSGLIKIGQSAVNPLIKSLTTALPPINYLIIYTLGEIKDKKAITELRKLLKSSDSKVRGFTVEALGKLGDYKTIKKLHQDEQNGFVKDKLKEALEH
- the rfaE2 gene encoding D-glycero-beta-D-manno-heptose 1-phosphate adenylyltransferase, which produces MRKHEIKHNLAKDDCAVVKIKEIVKIRKKAKVEGKVVVFTNGCFDIIHRGHIECLHRAKELGDILIVGLNTDNSIKKFKSKGRPIFNEKDRAAVLCAISFVDYIVLFDESTPQKLIETIKPDILVKGGDYKINEIVGREIVQKEGGKVVIIPKVPGYSTTKIINKIASL
- the ftsH gene encoding ATP-dependent zinc metalloprotease FtsH; this translates as MRNQKNKPIKPSPSPKGPGKPTKVSFIVGIIFWVLLFFFFFSIISLQKGKIGESMEIPYSTFYTEVDAGNVKSIVIAGKDIRGEFKEAIKLKDSSYKKFKTAIPFEDPNFVNELVKKGVIIESKSSFNIWSKFWPYLPFVFLIIIWLLILRQAGQAPRQALSFGQSRAKRFSGEKHKTTFDDVAGVDEAKAELKEIVEFLKSPQKFERLGAKIPKGVILLGAPGTGKTLLARATAGEAGVPFFSMSGSDFVELFVGVGASRVRDLFERGKKNKPCIIFIDELDAVGRHRGAGIGGGHDEREQTLNALLVEMDGFEANEGIIVMAATNRPDVLDPALLRPGRFDRRIVVDRPDLRGREEIFKVHTRNIPLSKDIDLKVIARATPGFSGADIANTVNEAALLAAKKGRDKVLMEDFEEARDKVLMGVERRSLIIPENERKNTACHEAGHVLVSKFIPEADPIHKVTIIPRGMALGLTQHLPIDERRNYSREYCLAQLAVACGGRAAELILLNTTTTGARNDIEQATELARKMVCEWGMSDAIGPLAFGDRREEIFLGREIAQRRDYSEETARLIDKEINKLVRGAEERAKCIIKDHIEELHKIINSLLEKEVLTGSEIDDILNIKN
- a CDS encoding PfkB family carbohydrate kinase, which produces MEFNGVIQKFKGKKILVIGDIMLDEYIWGNVDRISPEAPVPIIEVTKESQNPGGAANVACNIYCLKGSPLLVGVVGDDNAGKRLKEILREKKMDISGIFVDSTRPTTVKTRLVVETLHQQIARIDREKKHPISKKVVNNIIGFVNSVKAEFDAVLFEDYDKGTLDSRIIKKIICAVPDKIITADPKFEHFFEYEGVTLFKPNRREIEFALGVKLSSKNIKEIGQKLKERLKCKSVLITLGKDGMALFDSKGKHMISTKAREVYDETAAGDAAIAGATMALAAGASFLEAAYIANFTAGIEVNKFGAVPVTYDELSQAVGMGFSK
- the tilS gene encoding tRNA lysidine(34) synthetase TilS; the encoded protein is MINQVLQTIKKYKLLAPYDRVLIAVSGGPDSMCLLWVLKDIKDIYSLELSIAHLNHCLRKEAAQEATFVKRIAQKIGIPCYIEERDVRHYAKAYKLSLEEMARYVRYAFLEEVALKSGMNKIAVGHTANDEIETLILRIVKGTGLKGLSLIPPKRGKIIRPLIETDRSDVLRFLDSQKIPYQVDKSNYDISYPRNFVRHKIIPLLSEFASDLSKKVIRLRDILEADEELLERIAKEKLQAITLESKKMGRVLDLVKFSTTELPIKRRILREVIEELSPIHKGPPSFEQIENTLNYIDKGNSMSSFNLRGVKIEKSYGKLLITRMDADAKSLPIKSEHSIKETEFLVPGEIEINGLKIKSRICTMRKKFNFDNPNKVYFDLANLKLPLFIRGRKNGDIFYGLNYAKKLKDVFIDDKIPREDRSRIPLLLDREGILWIIGKRRTRRALIGEHTTQVLEVWAEEI
- a CDS encoding helix-hairpin-helix domain-containing protein, coding for MNTTDTAKFLFTIAKQEQLIRPEISIYPKPKALTLKKELERILEAFPGIGPKLTHELLTRYKSLSEILLASQEELAKVPLIGKKKASKIKEILNNRI